A part of Vespertiliibacter pulmonis genomic DNA contains:
- a CDS encoding DeoR/GlpR family DNA-binding transcription regulator, with protein sequence MSKRNTQQRRQMIASMVQEQGEVSVDYLATLFTTSEVTIRKDLSALEESGFLLRRYGGAMRLPSELIEEEVENLSQQKLAIAQEAVRQIREHNRIIIDSGSTTGALVKMLNQTGLVVMTNSLLLANELTTLECEPTVLMTGGTWDTRSESFQGKVAEQVLRSYDFDQLFIGADGLDLARGTTTFNELVGLSQVMAEVSREVVVLIESQKIGRKMPNMELAWQQIDKLITDSQLSSMQKAQIEQHGVEVIIAKN encoded by the coding sequence ATGTCTAAACGAAATACTCAACAACGCCGACAGATGATTGCATCAATGGTGCAAGAGCAAGGCGAAGTCAGTGTAGATTATTTGGCAACCTTGTTTACAACTTCAGAAGTAACTATTCGCAAAGATCTTAGTGCTTTAGAAGAAAGCGGTTTTTTGCTTCGCCGTTATGGCGGTGCAATGCGTTTGCCTAGTGAGCTGATTGAGGAAGAAGTAGAGAATCTTTCACAACAAAAATTAGCGATTGCACAAGAAGCTGTTCGGCAGATCAGAGAACATAATCGGATTATTATTGATAGTGGAAGTACCACGGGGGCATTGGTAAAAATGCTCAATCAAACGGGATTAGTTGTGATGACTAATTCCCTGTTACTTGCAAATGAATTGACGACGTTAGAATGCGAGCCGACCGTATTGATGACTGGCGGAACGTGGGATACTCGTTCTGAATCTTTTCAAGGAAAAGTCGCCGAGCAAGTATTACGTTCGTATGATTTTGATCAGTTATTTATTGGGGCAGATGGATTGGATCTTGCTCGAGGTACAACCACGTTTAATGAATTAGTCGGGCTAAGTCAGGTGATGGCAGAAGTTTCTCGTGAAGTGGTTGTACTGATAGAATCCCAAAAAATCGGGCGGAAAATGCCGAATATGGAGCTAGCGTGGCAACAAATTGATAAATTGATTACTGATAGCCAGCTTTCTTCAATGCAAAAAGCACAAATTGAACAGCACGGTGTTGAAGTGATTATTGCAAAAAATTAG
- a CDS encoding cation diffusion facilitator family transporter — protein sequence MHTHHHNVDFNYHHSPHNKTQFQSKKTLWISLSLTIIFAFIELIGGIFSGSLALISDSFHMFSDVLALGLSMIAVYYASKAPNQKFTYGYVRFEIISAFLNGLALIIIALGILYEGILRLLNPVDIDFVMMMVIASIGLVINIVLTIILMRSLKAENNLNIKSALWHFLGDLFNSIGIIIAGVLIQYTGIIAIDAIVSLIVSIIIGLGGYKICKAAFLILMEAVPNELNAEAIHQTILSVECVKEIHEFHLWALSEGSYSLSFHVILDKYDEVNDYEIIRNISTRLKMEHHIEHVTIQIENPEINPHHEHQIP from the coding sequence ATGCACACTCACCACCATAATGTTGATTTTAATTATCACCATTCACCCCATAATAAAACCCAATTTCAGTCAAAAAAAACCCTTTGGATCTCACTCTCTCTGACGATTATATTTGCTTTCATTGAGTTAATCGGCGGTATTTTCAGCGGCTCACTTGCCCTTATTTCTGACTCATTCCATATGTTTTCAGATGTTCTTGCTCTCGGGCTAAGTATGATTGCAGTCTATTACGCTAGCAAAGCACCAAACCAAAAATTTACCTACGGCTATGTTCGCTTTGAAATTATTTCTGCTTTTTTAAATGGACTTGCTCTGATTATTATTGCCTTAGGCATTTTATATGAAGGGATCTTACGGTTACTCAACCCAGTAGATATTGATTTTGTAATGATGATGGTTATTGCTTCAATTGGACTTGTGATCAACATTGTACTCACCATCATTTTAATGCGTAGTCTAAAAGCCGAAAATAATTTAAACATTAAAAGTGCCTTATGGCATTTTCTTGGAGATCTATTTAATTCCATCGGCATTATCATTGCAGGCGTTTTAATTCAATACACAGGGATCATTGCAATTGACGCAATTGTAAGCCTCATTGTCAGTATTATTATCGGTTTAGGGGGCTATAAAATCTGCAAAGCTGCCTTTCTTATTTTAATGGAAGCCGTACCAAATGAATTAAACGCAGAAGCAATTCATCAAACGATTCTCTCCGTAGAATGCGTCAAAGAAATTCACGAATTTCATCTATGGGCGTTATCTGAAGGCTCATATAGCCTCTCTTTTCACGTTATTTTAGATAAATACGATGAAGTAAATGACTATGAAATTATTCGTAATATCTCTACACGATTAAAAATGGAACACCATATCGAACACGTTACTATTCAGATCGAAAACCCAGAAATTAACCCACACCACGAACATCAAATCCCATAA
- the argS gene encoding arginine--tRNA ligase, with protein sequence MNIQYILSEKIKQAMIVAGADHDVEPLVRQSGKVQFGDYQANGIMGAAKKLGINPREFAQKVVENVDLTGIAEKLEIAGPGFINIFLAPSWLAENTKMALADEKLGIERNQSQTVVVDYSSPNVAKEMHVGHLRSTIIGDGVVRALEFLGNKVIRANHVGDWGTQFGMLIAYLEKMENENANEMDLSDLEAFYRSAKEHYDSDPVFAEKARNYVVKLQSGDEYCRMMWKKLVDITMHQNQQNYKRLNVTLTENDVMGESLYNPMLPAIVADLKAKGLAVEDEGALVVFLDEFKNKDGNPMGVIVQKKDGGFLYTTTDIAAAKYRYETLKADRALVFSDTRQSQHMQQAWLITRKAGYVPESFSLEHHNFGMMLGKDGKPFKTRTGGTVKLADLLDEATERAAKLIAEKNPDLTASERQAVVEAVAIGAVKYSDLSKNRTTDYVFDWDNMLSFEGNTAPYMQYAYTRISSIFSRSGINPTTLTGEIFLTEDKERALALKLLQFEEAVTTVAKEGTPHVLCQYLYELAGIFSSFYEACPILNAEENIKNSRLQLASLTAKTLKQGLDLLGIKTVEKM encoded by the coding sequence GTGAATATTCAATACATTCTATCGGAAAAAATTAAACAGGCAATGATTGTTGCTGGGGCAGATCACGACGTTGAACCTCTAGTTCGTCAATCAGGTAAAGTGCAGTTTGGCGATTATCAAGCTAACGGCATTATGGGTGCAGCAAAAAAACTGGGCATTAACCCTCGTGAATTTGCACAAAAAGTAGTTGAAAATGTGGACTTAACAGGGATTGCTGAAAAACTAGAAATTGCAGGGCCAGGGTTTATTAACATTTTCTTAGCACCAAGTTGGCTAGCTGAAAATACGAAAATGGCGTTAGCAGATGAAAAACTGGGTATTGAACGTAATCAATCACAAACTGTGGTAGTGGATTATTCCTCACCGAATGTGGCGAAAGAGATGCACGTCGGGCATTTGCGTTCAACCATTATTGGTGATGGCGTGGTGCGAGCATTAGAATTTCTTGGCAATAAGGTTATTCGAGCGAACCACGTTGGCGATTGGGGTACGCAATTTGGTATGTTAATTGCTTATCTTGAAAAAATGGAAAATGAAAATGCGAACGAAATGGATCTCAGTGATTTGGAAGCCTTTTATCGTTCAGCAAAAGAGCATTATGATAGTGATCCAGTTTTTGCGGAGAAGGCTCGAAACTATGTGGTAAAACTACAAAGTGGTGATGAATATTGCCGTATGATGTGGAAAAAATTGGTGGATATCACAATGCACCAAAATCAGCAAAATTATAAACGTTTAAATGTCACATTGACTGAAAATGATGTAATGGGCGAGAGCCTTTATAATCCAATGTTACCTGCGATTGTGGCAGATTTAAAAGCCAAAGGGTTAGCCGTTGAAGATGAAGGAGCATTGGTTGTTTTCTTAGACGAGTTTAAAAATAAAGATGGCAATCCAATGGGGGTTATTGTTCAGAAAAAAGATGGCGGTTTTCTTTATACGACAACGGATATTGCAGCAGCCAAATACCGTTACGAAACTTTAAAGGCAGACCGTGCATTAGTCTTTTCTGATACCCGCCAGAGCCAACATATGCAACAGGCGTGGCTGATTACCCGTAAGGCGGGCTATGTGCCTGAAAGTTTTAGCCTTGAGCATCATAATTTTGGAATGATGCTAGGTAAAGACGGTAAACCATTTAAAACCCGTACTGGTGGGACGGTGAAATTAGCCGATCTGTTAGATGAAGCAACAGAACGAGCAGCAAAATTGATTGCAGAAAAAAATCCTGATCTGACCGCTAGCGAGCGTCAAGCGGTGGTAGAAGCCGTTGCGATTGGTGCGGTGAAATATTCAGATTTGTCTAAAAACCGTACGACTGATTATGTGTTTGATTGGGATAATATGTTGAGTTTTGAAGGTAATACCGCCCCATATATGCAGTATGCTTATACGCGTATCAGTTCAATTTTTAGTCGTTCAGGTATTAATCCAACTACATTGACGGGGGAAATTTTCCTAACGGAAGATAAAGAGCGTGCGTTAGCATTAAAACTATTGCAATTTGAAGAAGCAGTAACAACGGTTGCGAAAGAAGGAACGCCACACGTTCTGTGTCAATATCTCTATGAATTAGCGGGTATTTTCTCAAGTTTTTATGAGGCTTGTCCAATCTTAAATGCAGAAGAAAATATTAAAAATAGCCGTTTACAGTTAGCCAGTTTAACCGCTAAAACCTTGAAACAAGGGTTGGATCTGCTGGGAATTAAAACTGTAGAAAAAATGTAA